The region GACCGCGACGACACGCCGTACGCGCTCCGGCAGATCGGCCGCCGCGGTCAGCGCGAGCACCGCCCCCATGGACTCCCCGACCAACGTCACGTCATGCAGGTCGAGTTCCGTCAGGAGCCGCTCTACACCCTCGCGCATCGCCGGCTCGTCGTACGACGCACCGGGCACGATCTCCGAGTAGCCCATCCCCGGCAGATCGAGGGCGTACACGGTGTACCGGCCGGAGATCAACGGGATGAGGGAGCGGTAGTGCTCGGCCTGGGTGCGCACGGTGTGCAGCAGGACCAGGGGAGCGCCGGTGCCCGCTCTGAGGTAGCGCAGCGTTCCCTCCTGGCCGGCGCGTCCCGGGCGGGGAGCGAGGGTGTGGCTGGTGGTCCCCGGAATGTCGATCCTGGGGCGCGACGTGGTGTTGGGCATCTCGGACTCCTCGTGTGTGAACTGTGCTCAGGAGACTGGGGGTTCGGTCCGGCGGGTTCGGGCCGGCCGGGGCGGTCGGCAGCCCGCGTTCCGGTTCGCGGCCTACTGCGCCAGCTGGGGATACAGTCCCGCGAGGTCTCCGGCGAGTCCCGCCTTGACCTGGCGCGAGATGTCGTCGGCGAGTACCTCGTGCGCTCCCGCCTCGATGCCGTCGAGGGCGCGGGCGGCGACGTCGCGCGGGTCGGCCTTGGGGCCGTCGGCGCCCGCCGCGAGGTCCGTGTCCACGTATCCCACGTGCAGTCCGGTGACAGAGATTCCGCGCGGCTGGAGTTCCAGGCGCAGGGAGTTGGTCTGCGACCACAGAGCGGCCTTGGAGGCGCTGTAGGAGCCGCCGAGGGCCACCCAGGACAGCACCGAGTGCACATTGAGGATGTGGCCGCCGCCGTTGCCCTCGATGACCGGCACGAAGGCCCGGGCGACCAGCAGGGGGCCGTAGAAGTTGGTCTCGAACTCCTGGCGCACGTCGTCGAGCGCGGAGCCGAGGAAGGACGCGCCGACCGAGGCGCCGGCGTTGTTGATCAGCACGGTGACATCCTGCGCCTGCGCGGCGGCCGCCGCCACGGACGCCGGGTCGGTGACCTCCAGCGCCACCGGAACGGCGTCGGGATGGGTCACCGTGCGCGGATCACGGGCCGTGGCGTAGACCTTGCCGGCACCCCGGAGGTAGAGCTCCTCCACCAGGGCCTTGCCTATCCCGCGACTGCCGCCGGTGACGAAGACGCTCGCGCCCTTGAGTGATGTCATTACTGCCTCCACAACGAGAAACCGAAAACGGCCACCGCAGCCACCGATCAGCGCATATGGCTCGCGTCGAGCATCGCGGCCACAGTCGGCGCGATGAGCCCCGGCAGCTCATCGGCGCCGATTCCCGCGCGGGCGCTGGCGCCGTCGAAGACCAGGATCAGCTGCCGGGCCAGCAGATCCGGGTCGCTCGCCCCGCCCCGTTCGGCCTCGGCGCGGAAGAAGTCCGTCAGGTTCGCCTTGACCCGGTGGGCCACCCGGCTCGCGGGGTGAGTCCGGTCCTTGAGCTCGATCTGGACAGACAGGTACCGACAGCCCTGGAAGTCGGGCGAATCCGCCTGCGACTCCAGCCGGCCGAAGACGTGCGTGATCCGCTCACGGGGTGAACGGCCGTCGTCGGGGGTGGGCAGGAGCCCGGCCACGAAGGCGGCGGTGCGTTCCTCCAGGCTCGCCGCCAGCAGTTCGTCCTTACTCTCGAACAGCTGGTACATGGAACGCTTCGACACCCCCGCCGCCCTGCACAGCGCGTCGACGCCCATGCCGGCACCGTCCCGGTAGGTGAGCGCCGCCACCGCCTCCAGCAGCCGCTCCCTGGTACTTGACTTCGCCTCGGTGGTCATACGGCGAGAGTAACTCGACTCCGACGCAATACAAACCGATCGGTTTATGAGGCCCTCCCGGGTGACCGCGATGACGCACATCGAACATCGAGTGCGACATCGAAGGCGGCAGTCATTTTTCCCTTTTCCGCTGGCCGGGGACAGGGCACGGACCGGAAACCGACCTGTTTTCACTGGGAAGACGGATCGGTTTCCCCAACTTGAGCGAACAGGGTCCGGAAGGGCGGGGGTGCGGGCCCCGTGAAACGATCGGGCCGCAGGTTAACTCCGACGGCGTCCACCAGGTGCCCGGCGGTGTCAGCCCCCGAGTTCCCGGTGCCGGGCCGCCAGTTCCGCCGTACCCTCCTCCGTCAGGGAGCCGAACAGCCGGAGGCGCGAGATCCCGCCGTCCGGGTAGATGTCCACGCGCGCGTGCGTGCCCGTCGCCGGGGCCGGCAGGACGAAGCGGTGGTTGGTGTCGGGCTGGAGGCGGGTGCGCGGAAGGATCTCCGACCACCCGCCGTTCACCCCGTCCCGGAGCGACACCGTCGCCCAGCCCGCGCTGTTCCCCTTCAGATACGCCGTGTCGATCTCGACGGCCCTGATCTCCGACCGGGCCACGAGCCGGTAGCTGATCCAGTCGTTGCCCTGGTCGCGGCGGCGGCGCGTCTCCCAGCCGTCGTCCATCTTGCGGGAGCGCCCCGGCTGGACGGTGTTGGACGCCGGTGAGTAGAAGCGGTCGGACGCGTCCTCGGCCCGGCCGCCGTTCTCCAGGGCGACCACGTCGAAGGTGCCCAGCGCCGCCAGCCAGACAGGGTCGGGGGCGACCTCCCCGTACACCCGCAGGCGCGCGATGCCCCCGTCCGGATGCTGGTTGACCCGCAGATGCGTGAAGCGCTGTTCGAGCGCCACCTCGAAGCCGTTCGCCGCGTGACCGCCGACCTTCGTGCGCGGCACCAGCGTCGTCCACTTCACGTCGTCCGCCAGCAGTTCCTCGGGGGACGGGGAGCCGGGCACCGACACGCCCTCCACCGACACAGCCTGCGGATAGTTGCCGCGGAAGTGGGCGGTGTCGACCACGATGCCGCGTACGACGCCCGGCGCGCCGAGCCGTACCAGCGCCCAGTCGTGGTCCTGTGCCGTCGGCCACGGGTGCTCGGCGGACGCGCCGCGCCGGCGCCTGGTCTCCCAGCCGTCCATGATCTTGCCCTTGTGGCCGAAGTGCTCGGGCACGAACTCGGCGGGCCCGGGCACGAGCATGTTCTCGCGGTCGGCGAAGAACTCGTCGTTGGCGGCGATCACCCCGGCCCCGAGGCGGCGGTCGGCGAGGTCGGCGTACTGGGTGAAGGGGAAGTCCGCGGTGCGGTAGTCCGCGTACGGGTCACCGCCTCCGTAGGGGTTCGCGTCGCCGGTGAAGCTCACAGTCGCGGTCACGGTGATCAGTTCTGCCTTTCGGACTTCGGTGTCGGCCGTTGCGGGTGCCGGGGCGGGGGGTCCGGTCAGGGTGTACGGGTGAGGAGCTGTCCCTTCGGGTCGGTGAACTCGCCCTCCGCCACGATGCGTTGGCCGCGCAGCCAGGTCGAGCGGACGACACCGCTGAGGGTCCTGCCCGCGTACGCCGTCACGCGGTTGCGGTGCTGCAGGGCGGCCGGGTCCACGGTGAACGTCTCGTCCGGCGCGAGTACCGCGAAGTCGGCGTCCCGGCCCGCCTCGATCGCGCCCTTGCGCGCGTCGAGGCCCACGAGTGCGGCCGTGCGCGTGGACATCCAGCGCACGACGTCCTCCAGGGAGTGGCCTCTTCGCCGCGCCTCGGTCCACACCGCCGGGAGGCTCAGCTGGAGCCCCGAGATACCGCCCCACGCCGTGGCGAAGTCGGCGGTCTTGAGGTCCGCGGTGGACGGCGAGTGGTCGGTGACCACGCAGTCGATCGTGCCGTCGGCCAGCGCCTGCCACAGCAGGTCCTGGTTGGCGGCCTCGCGGATGGGCGGGCAGCACTTGAACTCGCTCGCTCCGTCCGGGACTTCCTCGGCGGTGAGGGTCAGGTAGTGCGGGCACGTCTCCACCGTGATCCGCACCCCGTCCGCCTTCGCGGCGGCGATCAGCGGCAGCGCGTCGCTCGACGACAGATGCAGGACGTGTACGCGCGCGTGCAGGCGCTTCGCCTGCTCGATCAGGCCGGCGATCGCCCGGTCCTCGGCGCCGCGCGGACGCGAGGCGAGGAAGTGCGCGTACTCCGGGCCGCCTTGCTGCGGTGCCGTGTCAAGGTGGTGCGGGTCCTCGGCGTGCACGATGAGCAGTCCGTCGAAGCCGGCGATCTCGGCCATCGACAGCGCGAGTCGCTCCTGGTCGAGGTGCGGGAACTCGTCCACGCCGGACGGTGACAGGAACGCCTTGAAGCCGAAGACACCGGCGTCGTGCAGCGGGCGCAGGTCCTTGACGTTGTCGGGCAGCGCGCCGCCCCAGAAGCCGACGTCGATGTGCGCCTTGTCCGCGGCGACTTCCCGCTTCGTACGGAGGTGGTCGACCGTCGTCGTCGGCGGGAGGGAGTTCAGGGGCATGTCGACGAGGGTGGTGATGCCGCCGGCCGCCGCGGCGCGCGTCGCGGTCCAGAAGCCCTCCCACTCGGTGCGTCCGGGGTCGTTGACGTGGACGTGGGTGTCCACCAGCCCGGGCAGCAGGACGTCGTCGCCGAAGTCCTCCAGACGCGCGCCAACCGGTACGTCGGCCTCGTACGGGAGTACGGCCACGATTCGACCCTCGGCGACCGCGACGGTGGCCGCGCGGGTCCCCTCGGGCGTGATGACACGCGTCGAGCGCAACACCAGTTCGATGTCGGACACGCCGGACACCCCTCTCTGTCACCTCTGTCACCGTGAATCCCGCTGTTAACTTCCACGTAACGGAATTCAACGTTCTGTTGAAGGAGTCTTCACCGACCGCCCCACACCGTCAAGAGTCACCCTGCCGACCCACCCGGCCTGATGCCAACCGGAGCGGCGACCTGGATGTTTCCACAAGACGGAATAAGAGTTCCGGAAATCAGAACGTAGTCATACACCAGCAGGCCGTCAAGCAACCGACCGGTAGGCTGCACCATCGCCTGTCAGCCGTGAAAGGAACGCGCCGTGCCGACGCCCAGCGCCAGCTCCACCGACGCCGCCAAACCCACCGCCGCCGGCGGTGGTGTCCAGTCCCTGGAGCGTGCCTTCGATCTGCTGGAGCGCATGGCGGACGCGGGCGGTGAGGTCGGCCTCAGTGAACT is a window of Streptomyces sp. B21-083 DNA encoding:
- a CDS encoding SDR family oxidoreductase; its protein translation is MTSLKGASVFVTGGSRGIGKALVEELYLRGAGKVYATARDPRTVTHPDAVPVALEVTDPASVAAAAAQAQDVTVLINNAGASVGASFLGSALDDVRQEFETNFYGPLLVARAFVPVIEGNGGGHILNVHSVLSWVALGGSYSASKAALWSQTNSLRLELQPRGISVTGLHVGYVDTDLAAGADGPKADPRDVAARALDGIEAGAHEVLADDISRQVKAGLAGDLAGLYPQLAQ
- a CDS encoding TetR/AcrR family transcriptional regulator — protein: MTTEAKSSTRERLLEAVAALTYRDGAGMGVDALCRAAGVSKRSMYQLFESKDELLAASLEERTAAFVAGLLPTPDDGRSPRERITHVFGRLESQADSPDFQGCRYLSVQIELKDRTHPASRVAHRVKANLTDFFRAEAERGGASDPDLLARQLILVFDGASARAGIGADELPGLIAPTVAAMLDASHMR
- the alc gene encoding allantoicase — translated: MTATVSFTGDANPYGGGDPYADYRTADFPFTQYADLADRRLGAGVIAANDEFFADRENMLVPGPAEFVPEHFGHKGKIMDGWETRRRRGASAEHPWPTAQDHDWALVRLGAPGVVRGIVVDTAHFRGNYPQAVSVEGVSVPGSPSPEELLADDVKWTTLVPRTKVGGHAANGFEVALEQRFTHLRVNQHPDGGIARLRVYGEVAPDPVWLAALGTFDVVALENGGRAEDASDRFYSPASNTVQPGRSRKMDDGWETRRRRDQGNDWISYRLVARSEIRAVEIDTAYLKGNSAGWATVSLRDGVNGGWSEILPRTRLQPDTNHRFVLPAPATGTHARVDIYPDGGISRLRLFGSLTEEGTAELAARHRELGG
- the allB gene encoding allantoinase AllB translates to MSDIELVLRSTRVITPEGTRAATVAVAEGRIVAVLPYEADVPVGARLEDFGDDVLLPGLVDTHVHVNDPGRTEWEGFWTATRAAAAGGITTLVDMPLNSLPPTTTVDHLRTKREVAADKAHIDVGFWGGALPDNVKDLRPLHDAGVFGFKAFLSPSGVDEFPHLDQERLALSMAEIAGFDGLLIVHAEDPHHLDTAPQQGGPEYAHFLASRPRGAEDRAIAGLIEQAKRLHARVHVLHLSSSDALPLIAAAKADGVRITVETCPHYLTLTAEEVPDGASEFKCCPPIREAANQDLLWQALADGTIDCVVTDHSPSTADLKTADFATAWGGISGLQLSLPAVWTEARRRGHSLEDVVRWMSTRTAALVGLDARKGAIEAGRDADFAVLAPDETFTVDPAALQHRNRVTAYAGRTLSGVVRSTWLRGQRIVAEGEFTDPKGQLLTRTP